A portion of the Penaeus monodon isolate SGIC_2016 chromosome 28, NSTDA_Pmon_1, whole genome shotgun sequence genome contains these proteins:
- the LOC119591472 gene encoding uncharacterized protein LOC119591472, producing MDSGEQRRVTVLERCLGSLAAVSPAPPPLQEKVEASNFSERLQLNYCPTKHSEILRSLQPQEQPAFAAAREDEEAAVEIHWTPAFGRYLVAARDIAAGEVVFREAPLVVGPKAGAGATCLACLKALPGDTWEGCEHCGAPLCRPQCGGKGHNERECGLLALLGLKHEPQNTSRIRQLNALLAPLRVLLLMERTPAVKSIVDALQSHVEERRDLPIGRFVETHIVAVLRERLRLAFAAEEIRRVCGVCDTNSYQVSEGEGKVGRALFVAASLMNHSCTANTQHWYRDGIMSVRAVVDIPEGAPVTYAYTNVLWGTRARAAHLATAKLFTCGCERCGDPTELGSHISSVKCRECPQGLMLPPSVAGAPWQCRACGASVSAIAIDTLVRAGGAALGRLQPEDARSVAATLAHLTRILGDTHYVVVEVKHVLVRAIMATSLLDITQVDLERVLDLTSDLLRLADRLQPGLTKIRGLLLLERSRALAELLRRCNTGAEGDTAAHLEAKTCNIPGSATLLQNLTEDLAKCEAILLYDSRLSEVTEVKQRLETLQPVIKTKLLSKETKKINVTNKITGDSSRHVSIGGN from the exons ATGGACAGCGGAGAGCAGCGTCGCGTGACGGTGCTGGAGCGCTGCTTGGGCTCCCTCGCCGCCGTCAGCCCTGCGCCTCCTCCGCTGCAGGAAAAGGTCGAAGCCTCCAACTTCAGCGAGCGGCTTCAGCTGAACTATTGCCCCACCAAACACTCGGAGATCCTGCGTTCCCTCCAGCCGCAGGAGCAGCCCGCCTTCGCTGCGGCCCGAGAGGACGAGGAGGCGGCCGTGGAGATCCACTGGACGCCGGCTTTCGGAAGGTATCTCGTGGCCGCGCGGGACATCGCCGCGGGTGAGGTAGTGTTCCGCGAGGCGCCCCTGGTGGTGGGGCCCAAGGCAGGGGCGGGGGCCACCTGCTTGGCGTGTCTGAAGGCGCTGCCGGGGGACACGTGGGAAGGCTGTGAGCACTGCGGCGCCCCGCTCTGTCGCCCGCAGTGCGGCGGAAAAGGACACAACGAGAGGGAGTGCGGACTGCTTGCGCTTCTCGGCCTCAAACACGAACCTCAAAACACCAGCCGCATCAGGCAGCTGAACGCCCTTCTGGCGCCCCTCAGGGTCCTTCTGCTGATGGAACGGACGCCGGCGGTAAAGAGCATCGTGGACGCGCTGCAGAGCCACGTGGAGGAGCGCCGCGACCTTCCGATCGGTCGGTTTGTCGAGACGCACATCGTTGCCGTGCTGCGGGAGAGACTGCGCCTGGCGTTCGCGGCGGAGGAGATCCGGCGCGTGTGCGGCGTGTGCGACACCAACAGCTACCAGGTGAGCGAGGGCGAGGGCAAGGTCGGCCGCGCGCTCTTCGTGGCGGCGTCCCTCATGAACCACTCGTGCACGGCCAACACCCAACACTGGTACAGGGACGGCATCATGAGCGTGCGTGCCGTGGTGGACATCCCCGAGGGCGCGCCGGTTACGTACGCTTACACCAACGTCCTGTGGGGCACCCGCGCCCGCGCCGCCCACCTGGCCACCGCCAAGCTCTTCACGTGCGGGTGTGAGCGCTGCGGCGACCCCACGGAGTTGGGTTCCCATATCAGCTCCGTCAAGTGCCGCGAATGCCCCCAGGGCCTTATGCTGCCTCCGTCGGTTGCCGGCGCCCCTTGGCAGTGCCGGGCGTGCGGCGCTAGCGTATCTGCAATCGCCATAGATACTTTGGTGCGTGCTGGGGGAGCCGCCCTGGGTCGCCTGCAGCCAGAGGACGCCCGATCCGTCGCGGCCACCCTCGCCCACCTCACGCGCATCCTGGGCGACACGCACTATGTCGTGGTCGAGGTCAAGCACGTTCTTGTTCGTGCCATTATGGCGACGTCGCTCTTGG ATATAACCCAGGTTGACCTGGAGAGGGTGTTGGATTTGACCTCTGATCTGCTCCGCCTTGCTGACCGGTTACAACCCGGACTTACGAAAATCAGAG GACTGTTACTTCTGGAGCGCTCCCGTGCCCTGGCGGAACTACTGCGGCGCTGCAACACGGGGGCGGAAGGTGATACTGCAGCTCATTTGGAGGCTAAAACATGCAACATTCCCGGTTCTGCGACTCTTTTACAG AACTTGACGGAGGATCTAGCTAAATGTGAGGCCATTCTTCTCTATGATTCCCGGTTGTCAGAAGTCACGGAAGTAAAGCAGCGTCTAGAAACCCTTCAGCCAGTGATAAAAACCAAACTCTTGtcaaaagagacgaagaaaataaaCGTCACTAATAAGATAACTGGAGACTCGTCAAGACATGTATCCATAGGAGGAAACTGA